One genomic window of Bradyrhizobium sp. CCGE-LA001 includes the following:
- a CDS encoding acyl-CoA dehydrogenase family protein, which yields MSQDHHTEDYADIREAVAKLCAQFPGEYWRKLDREMAYPKAFVDALTQAGYLSVLIPEEYGGAGLKLSAAAAILEEIQRAGCNGGGCHAQMYTMGTVLRHGNDEQKAKYLPKIASGELRLQAFGVTEPTSGTDTSSLKTFARKDGNDGYIVNGQKIWTSRAEHSDLMVLLARTTPKDQVKKRTDGLSVFIVDMREAKNNGLEIRPIRTMMNHATTEVFFTDMKVPAENLIGEEGKGFRYILSGMNAERILIAAECVGDAKWFIAKATNYAKERSVFGRPIGQNQGIQFPIAKAYASMRAAELMVKEATRKYEAGLDCGAEANMAKMLAADASWEAANACIQTHGGFGFAEEYDVERKFRETRLYQVAPISTNLVLSFVAEHVLGMPRSY from the coding sequence ATGAGTCAAGACCACCACACCGAAGATTACGCCGACATCCGCGAAGCCGTCGCAAAACTCTGTGCGCAGTTTCCCGGCGAGTATTGGCGCAAGCTCGATCGCGAAATGGCCTACCCCAAGGCCTTCGTCGATGCGTTGACGCAGGCCGGCTATCTCTCGGTGCTGATCCCCGAGGAATATGGCGGGGCAGGCCTGAAGCTTTCGGCGGCCGCGGCGATCCTCGAAGAGATCCAGCGCGCCGGCTGCAACGGCGGCGGCTGCCATGCCCAGATGTACACGATGGGCACCGTGCTGCGGCACGGCAACGACGAGCAGAAGGCGAAATATTTGCCGAAGATCGCCAGTGGCGAATTGCGTCTTCAGGCGTTCGGCGTCACCGAGCCGACCAGCGGCACCGACACCTCCTCGCTGAAAACCTTCGCACGCAAGGACGGCAATGACGGCTACATCGTCAACGGCCAGAAGATCTGGACCAGCCGCGCCGAGCATTCCGACCTGATGGTGCTGCTGGCGCGCACCACGCCGAAGGACCAGGTGAAGAAGCGCACCGATGGCCTGTCGGTGTTCATCGTGGACATGCGCGAGGCCAAGAACAATGGCCTCGAGATCCGTCCGATCCGCACGATGATGAACCACGCCACGACGGAAGTGTTCTTCACCGACATGAAGGTGCCGGCGGAAAATCTGATCGGCGAGGAAGGCAAGGGCTTTCGCTACATCCTGTCCGGCATGAATGCCGAGCGTATCCTGATCGCGGCCGAATGCGTCGGCGACGCCAAATGGTTCATCGCCAAGGCGACGAACTACGCGAAGGAGCGCAGCGTGTTCGGCCGGCCGATCGGCCAGAACCAGGGCATTCAGTTCCCGATCGCCAAGGCCTACGCTTCGATGCGCGCGGCCGAATTGATGGTGAAGGAAGCCACCCGCAAATACGAAGCCGGGCTCGACTGCGGCGCCGAGGCCAACATGGCCAAGATGCTGGCGGCAGATGCGTCCTGGGAAGCGGCCAATGCCTGCATCCAAACCCATGGCGGCTTTGGCTTTGCCGAGGAGTACGACGTCGAGCGCAAATTCCGCGAGACGCGGCTCTATCAGGTGGCGCCGATCTCGACCAACCTCGTGCTCTCCTTCGTCGCCGAGCACGTGCTCGGCATGCCCCGCTCGTACTGA